AATTACGGGAGTAGGCGCTATTATTGGCGTTTTTAAGCGTTGTTAGTAAACTGCTAAAGGTTGAAAGTTAATATTCCCAATTGAGTCCCAATCTGTTGGGGCTTTTTTGTTATAAAAATAGACACGAAACACTCCGTATCTGTATAATTGAGTCGTCTAAAAAACAAACATACAGAGGAGTTTTCGTGCCATGTCTACTATACAACATTCTACCCCTAATATTCACCTAGCAATGCAACATTTTTCTAAATTGGTCCAGTTACCTGACGTTTTACGTCGCGCTAATATCCATAAAACTCGTGGTATTCAGGTGCCAGTCCTGTTTGAATGGCTGATCACCACTATTTTTACGCGCTATTCCATCTTTCGTGCCGAATCTGATCCACATTTTACTAAGAAAACCGCCCGCAACTGTCTCAATAATCGCCATACAAATTGGCAACGTCTAGTTATTTTACTCGCAGTGCGGCTAATTCAATATGTTAAACACTTTACGGATACCCGCCGTGCACAAGCGCTCATCCTAGATGATTCCTTATTCAAGCGTGAGTTCTCGCGTAAAACTGAGTTATTAGCTCGGGTTTTTGATCATAATCACCAGCGCTATTATCATGGCTTTCGTACGTTAACTTTAGGTTGGAGTGATGGGAATACTTTCTTGCCCGTTGATTTTGCGCTGATGTCATCTGGCAAAGCCAAAAATCAATTAGGTCCGATCAACCAATTTGATCCGCGTACATTAGCCGCACAGCGACGAGCACAAGCCAAACGAAAAATGAATGAGGTTGCCTTAGAGCTAGTTGATTCGGCTTTAAGTGCTGGCATTAAAACTAAATACGTTCTGTTTGATAGCTGGTTTGCTTCACCAAGACTATTTTTTGAGTTACTGCAACGCGGTCAGTTTGGTGTAGGTATGCTCAAACGCAGTGAGAAAGTTTATTTTCGTTATCGTGGTCGCCAAATGGATGTTAAATCGTTGTACGAGCGCCTTCGGCGGAGTAAATGGCCTCAGCATCAGAATTATCATTATAGTCCCATTGTCACTTTCGAAGTTGGAGGTCAGCCCATGAAAGTTAAATTAGTTTTCGTTCCTAACCGAACAGATCACAGTCAGTATCTGGTTTTAGGTACAACAAAAACGACCCTAGAACCTGACCAAATCATTCAACTTTATGGTCGTCGCTGGCAGATCGAGGGCTACTTCAAAGTAGCCAAACAATACCTGCGTTTTGATCAAACCCAAGTCCAAAGTTACGATGGACTGTGCGGCCATATGGCCATGGTCATGATGAGTTACGATATTTTAGCGCTGCATCAACGCGAACAAGTTGATGAACGAACGCTTGGCGATTTATTTTATAATTTTGGCCGCCCGTTGCCGGATATTGAGATCGCAGTCGCTTTAGCTTGGTTGATGTGCCAATTAACTGGTCTAGGTGAAAAGTTAGGGCTCACAACAACCATCATTGATGAACTCTTCGATCAATTTATCCGAACACTGCCCAATAATCTGGCCCAATTATTGGGCAATGGCGTGTAATAACTGAATTAACTAATTTTTAGTCTTCAAACTCAGGACTAGCAGGAGTTTGAAGTTATTTGGGTACTTTCAACCTTTAGTAAACTGGTAATTGTTTGGCTGTAGTGTAGTAATGCCTTGGTCAACTTAACGTGGGTCCGATTGTGTTTTAATTCAGTGTTTAACTGATCAATACTTTGCGTTGCCGTATTTAGCGAATCGCTTAATTGATTGTTGGCACTTTTTGACTGTTGATTGACCAGTGTAACGGGCTTCATGGCGGCATCAGTTAATGCAACGTATTTTTGCTGTAATTCATAGGTTGACTGGTTATGATCGACACTAGATGATCGTGCAGCACTGTCACTAGCTGAACTCTGTGAATGGCAAGCCGTTAATAACATTGTAGCGCTTAGTAAAGCGATGATTGAAATAATTAATTTACGCATGAAAAAATTCCTCCAACAAGCATCTTTAGTCCTATTTTAGCATCAATTGGTCAGCAAGTAGGGTAAATTTTTGCCTTTCACCTGCTAAGCAGGTATTCTGAAATAAAGAAGATCTAGGTGAGGTGATCAAATGCAAGCTAAGCAAAAATTTACGTTGCTGACATTAGCGACAGGTATTTTATTAGCAGCACCGGTAGTGACCTATCCGCAAGCTGCGCGGCAAAAGCGTAAGCGTGCCGATGTGATCATTATTCCGGGACATCCAGCAACTGCTACTGGAAAAGAAACACCGTTATTAAAAGCCGTCCTGGATCAGGCAGTTAAGTTATACCGTCGTGGTTTGGCATCATATATTTTAGTTTCTGGTGGTGCGATCCATACACCTGCGGTCGAGGCTGACGTAATGGCACAGGGTTTGATCAAACGCGGAATCCCACGAGCGGCAATTATTCGTGAGCGGCGAGCCCGGCATACTGGTGAAAATTTTGCCTTGGCGCAACCGTTGTTAGCTAATTTGCAATTAACGCGTGCAATTGTGGTCACCAGTGCGTGGCATATGCGCAAGGCGAGTTTTTATGCGCGCAAATACGGTATTCGCCACACGACTAGTGTCGCACCAACACCACAGCAAATCACTGAGTGGCAAGTAGTCAAAAACTTTACGTTGACCTATAGTAAAATGCTTTGTCAACTACCCTTAGCTTATCAGCGTGTACAAAAATAGACCGCGAGCAGCAGTAGTTCGCGGTCTTGCGGTATTATTCTTAGAATTGTAAGGTTAAGTGTTGGCGGCCCTTAGCAGTTAATTCACCATTTTTGATCAAGCCAAGGTTTTGTGCGCTGCGGTGAAGGCAAGCGCGGAAAGAATTGTGCTTGAGGATGATAGGATTGAAGGTACGGTCTTGAATTGCTTGCAAGTGTTTTTGTAAGTCAGTTTTTTGCATTTTACCAACGCTTCCTTTCTTTTAATTCTATGAATAATTGTGTGGTTAACAATACGCCACAAATAAAAATATAATTTGTGGTTAGTGTTAGTATAGCGAGCAGAAAGCGTAACCGTCAAATAATACGCTAGGGGGCTGGATGTGTCATTGCTGCTGGTTTAACCCATTGATCAAATTCAGTTGCGGTGACTGCACCAGAGGCCAAGGCTGCTTCACGTAAAGTCGTACCTTGCTTTTGCGCGCTTTGTGCGATCTGTGCACTTTTTTCATAACCAATGTGTGGTGTCAGTGCAGTAACTAACATCAAGGAATTCTCAACTAATGCCTGCATTCGTGGTGCGTTAACTTGCAAGCCCTTGACCAACTTTTCGGTCAATGAATGGATACTTGAAGTTAATAACTCAGTTGATTCTAGAAAAGTGGCAATAATGATCGGTTTATAGACGTTCATTTCAAAGTTGCCTTGACTAGCGGCAAAATTCAAAGTGGTGTCATTACCCATAATACGCGCAACAACCATTGTCAGTGCTTCGACTTGTGTTGGATTGACCTTGCCGGGCATGATTGATGAACCTGGTTCGTTAGCCGGGATGATCAATTCGCCATAGCCAGCACGCGGGCCACTCGCTAAGAAGCGAATGTCATTACCAATTTTCAAAAGATCACTGGCTAATGTACGTAAACAGCCATGGATCATATTGAGGCCGCTGTGATTAGCTAAGCCTTGGAATTTATTAGGCGCGACAATGAATGGAATCTGGTAGGTTGCGGCTAAGTCAGCAACAATTTTTTGATCAAAGTTAGCCGGTGTGTTCAAGCCGGTGCCAACAGCAGTTCCACCTAAAGGTAATTCTAATAATGTGGCCATATTTTGTTTGAGATATTGTTGATCGTGTTCCAAAGCGCTGATCCAGCCGCTGATTTCCTGACCAACAGTTAGGGGCGTTGCGTCTTGTAAATGCGTACGGCCGATTTTAACGATCGTTGCGAACTCGGTTTGTTTTTGCTGAAATGCAGTGATCAGTTGAGTCAATACTGGCAATAGGTCCACACAGGCTTGATAAGCGGCGATCATCATTGCCGCTGGAAAAGTATCATTTGAACTTTGCGCATGATTAACATCATCATTCGGCGATAATGGTAAATCAGGGGCAATTTGTGCCGCATAATGAACGATAACTTCGTTAACATTCATATTCGTTTGGGTGCCACTACCAGTTTGATAGACAACCAGTGGAAAGTCTTTACGGTGATCCTGTTTTAATAATTGATCAACCGTTTCTTCGATCAAAGTTGCTTTAGCAGGATCGATTTCACTCAAGGAAGAATTGACTTTTGCAGCTGCTTTTTTGATTTGTAATAGCGCTTTGATCACTGGATAGGGCATGGGACCACCGGTTTGAAAATTTTGCCGGCTGCGTTCCGTTTGGGCACCCCATAGTACGCTTTGTGGAACTTTTACGGATCCCAAGGAATCATGTTCAAGACGAAAGTCACTCATTTTTTACCTCCATTTATTCGTAATAAATCTATCATGGCTGCTTTAATCGCTGGCGTCAAGCGCTAGTCGTTTAATTCGCGGGAAAACCCTGCTATTATTTTGTCTGCAAAATCGCTAAAATTAAGATGAATCCATTCAAGTGAGGAATTTGCTAATGTATGACGACTTAAAACAAAAGATTATTGCCGCTAGCGCGGACTTAGGCATTGATAAAATTGGTTTCACTACAGCAGCGCCATTTGCAGAAATGGCGGCCAGTTTGAAGGCACAAAAAGCAGCAGGGCACACCAGCGGTTTTGAACATCAAGTTTTGGCGGAACGCTTGTATCCGGAGCAGATTTTTGAGCAACCACAATCAATTATTGCAATTGCCTTAGCCTATCCGAGTAAGATGCGCCAAAAAGCGCCACGTGATCGCCAGCAGCGACGTGGTAGTTTTGCGCGTGCTTCTTGGGGTGAAGATTATCATTTTATTTTACGCGATAAAATGCAGCAATTGGTTGAATTTATTGAGGCCAATGCTGCGGCGGAAGTACGCTTCAAACCGATGGTCGATACTGGCGAGTTAAGTGATGTTGCAGTCGCACAGCGGGCAGGTTTAGGTTTTATTGGTCGCAACGGCTTATTGATCACTGAAGAGTTTGGTTCATTTGTTTACATTGGTGAAATTATTACGAATATTCCATTTACGCCTGATCCGCCGGTAGAAAATCAGTGTGGCACTTGTACTCGTTGTATTGATTATTGTCCACCTAGCGCCTTAATGGGTGACGGTCGTTTGAACGCCCAGCGCTGCTTGTCCTATCAAACACAAACCAAGGGGATGATGGCCGCAGAATTTCGACCACAAATTCGTAGTGTGATCTATGGTTGTGATATTTGCCAGTTAGTTTGTCCGTTTAATCGGGGCAAGGACTTTCATCGCCATTCACGGATGGAGCCAGAAGTGGAGGAAGTAACTCCTGTATTGCAGTCAATGCTGACAATTTCGAATAAAGAATTCAAACAACGCTTTGGCCGTCTGGCAGGTTCTTGGCGCGGGAAAAAGCCGTTACAGCGTAATGCGATTATTGCTTTGGCCAACGTTAAGGACCGTAGTGCGGTACCTTTATTACTGGAAGTGATCGATAATGATCCGCGACCTGTTATTCGAGCAACCGCGATTTGGGCAGTCGCCGAGTTGGCGCAACATAATGAAGCGGAATTATTAGAATTCCTTCAAAATCAGCAAGTTTCGGAAAACGAAACTGAAGTGCAAGCGGCAATTACTGCGGCTACCGCTAAGTTAAAAAGTCAACAGGACTAAATAGTACTAAATTTAGTCAAGAAAGCATATTCTGAGTTTGATAGAATAATAGTTGGAAGCGGAAACACTTTAATGACTTTAGCTACCTTAAAAGAAGTGGCGTAGAGGAGGGCAGATTGTGACTAATAATGATCGTTATGCTTTTGCACAGATATCTACTGACCAAGTCGTCAATGATCAGTTAGCACAATTGCTCGAACAAGCGTTACATCAGCAGGCGCCTGCCGCGACTTTACAACGATTACCGTATTTAGATGATGATTATTTAACTGCGATCATGGCATTTTATCAGCAAAAAGTTCAAACGATGACGGTCACTGGACCATTGGAAATGCCGGTTACGGCACGTTATGGCGTTTTAGCTGCTGGTAAAATTGTGGTCATTGATATTCGCAGTTTGCTAGGGCCCCAATTGATTCCAGAAATTGCCCGCAGTCCGCTGACGGCTACTAGTTTTGGTCTAGGCGAATTGATGCGCAAAACGCGGACGACCCAAACCACTGATTTTATTTTTATTAATTTAGTTAATATCACCAATGATTTAGGTGTAGGGGCGTTAGAGGCCTTAGGTGCTAAGTTTACGGATAGCGCCGGCCAGCAAATTCATGGTGGTGGTAAATTAGGGCGTTTGCAGCAGGTTGATGTTACTGCATTGGCGACGTGGCAATCCTTACATTATCATTTTTATACCAATAAGCAGGTACGGGGCCCATTATTAGGTGCTGATGGTGTGACTTACCGGAATATTGGTCTGACCGGTGCTAGTCCAGAAATTGCTAAGGTCTTAGAAACGCAATTACAAAAATTTAGTGCTCAAGTAGTTGCAGTCAACTTTACTGACTGTCGGGCTGATGCTAAGGCCGAATTAGCAACTGGCCTAGGTTATTGTTTCCAAACCTTTTTTGGCCAGGTCACGGTAACGGATATGGCAACGGCTTTTGTTAAGGATACAGAAATGTCTGCGTTAGTGCAGCAGACGCCTTATTATTTTGTGGCCGCACATAGTTTGAGTTATCGGACACTTTTGGCGCAATACAACAAGCGCGTGATCGTTTTAGCTGATACAATTAAGGTCGAACCCACGGATAATGAAGTTGTGTTGTTTGATTATCCTAATGATATGAGTGACGCTGATCAATTGGCGCGTTTCACAATGACGCTTAATAATGCGTTACGTTTGATTTATTTCCGCCAAGTTTAAGGACTGATTGCAAGTGTCCGTAACAGCAAAAAATAATTATATTATGAAGTAGAGAGGTGTCGTTGATGGTAGTAAATGGATCAACTAAAAAACCTGAGCGCATGATTCAAGAATATGTTCCGGGTAAGCAAGTTACTTTAGCGCATATTATTGCGAGTCCGGATGAAGATATTTATACGAAATTAGGCTTAGATGATGACCATAATGCATTGGGGATATTAACGATCACCCCTAGTGAAGCGTCGATCATTGCCAGTGATATTGCGACTAAAGCGGGTAATGTTAAGCTTGGTTTCATTGATCGGTTTAGTGGCTCAGTTGTGATCTGCGGCGACGTTTCTGATGTGGAGTCAGCGCTGAACCAAGTAATCACCAAGTTACAAACGATCCTCGATTTCTCTGTACCGGTGATTACCCGAACCTAAGTTTGACGAGTAAGTAGCCACTTTAATTAAATAATGACCATTCAAGTGATCCAAAGGAAACTAGTGTAAATCTAGTGCTGTACCCGCAACTGTGAGATGGACAATGCATATAACCACGTTAGTTTGGAAGGATATGCGGCGATTGAGATCAAGTCAGGATATTTTGGTGAATGGTATACAGGCTTTTTCGGGAGTAGAGAAGCGCGGTGCTTTATTTAGCTAACAAAAAAAGGCGCAGCGGGAAAAGCCGTTGCGTCTTTTTAGCGTCTAATTTGGGAAAGCATTGAGAGGTTGCGGTTCGGCCTGAACCTGGTTGAAAAAGGGTGGTCCATTGTCGACTAGCTGTGCCATAACCTGAGTGCCTTTTCAATACATGCTAGTGGGTCTGGATTTGCTTACGGTATTGGCTAGGTGACGCGCCAACCGATTTTTTGAACGTTTTACTGAAGTAGCTGGTCTGCGAAAAGCCTAAACTGTGGGCAATACTGTCAACTGACCAAGTTGAATCTTGTAGCAGGATCTTAGCCCGTTCGATTTTTTTATTGTTAACGTAGTCGACAAAGTTGATCTGCATTTCCTTCTTAAACAGCTTACTTAAGTAGTAGCTAGATAAAAAGACATGTTCGGCGACTTCATCGAGACTGATCACTTCGTTCAAATGTTTATTGATGTAATCCAATGCTTTTTTGATCTCAGGCTTTTGCGGCTGGACGGGATGGTGCGGTTTCGTGATCGAAAAATTGATTTTAGCGGCCTGTTGTTGGTTATCTGCCGGATCTGGGCCCATTTTAGCTTTGATCTGTGCAGGTACTGGTCCCGGTGCATCGACATCAAAGGTACCATTAACAATATTAGATAGGTAATTATTGATGATGATCTTCAATAATTCGGCCCCAGATTTGATTTTACTCGGTTTAACTGTTGGTAAATTTGCGTAGGCCTCGCTGAGGATCGGATCTTTATGCCAATCGGTTTTTTCATTTAAAATAGGTTCAAATTCAGCGTCATCTGAGACCTTGGCTTGACCGCAAAGAATATAGCCGACTACTTGTTCACCTAACTTGATTGGATAGGAAAAATCGATCAACCCGGCATGACAGATATATGGCTGCGATTGTTTTGCTTGAACGGCGCGGCGGCCACCAAACATATCACAGTTTTGACAGAGCTGGCGCGTTTTCTCATTATTACGCATTAACTGACAAAAGGGAGTAAAGCCATAGCCGTAAGTTAGTTCGTCCCCGCGGGTATCAACTAGAATAGTGGGTAAGCCTGTTGCCTCAGCAAATTCACGTAGAATTTTATCGAGAACTTTCTGATTGTTACCAAAGTAATTTTCCGGAACAAGCATCTAATTACCTCCATGGTATTTGTAAAATTTAGATTTACAATTAACAAGAATTCATAAATATACTTTTCAGTATAAGCGGAAATTTAAAGTTAGTAAACCCTACTTGCAAGCGCTTAGCCAAAATGTAAGCATTTTTTTGTGGTGCAAGATATTGTCATTTTAACGTTAGTAATTTTTGGACAACTATCAGAATTCGGCAAGAATGTCGCATTCTTTTTTTTTATACTGGAGTTTGTAAACAGTTACATAATCCAATTTGAGGAGGAATCATTATGCAACAAGAAGCTTTAGGTTTGATCGAAACACGTGGCTTAGTCGCATCAATTGAAGCGGCTGATGCAATGGTCAAGGCGGCCAATGTCGAATTGACTGGCCAAGAAAAGATTGGGCAAGGACTCATTACGGTTATGGTCCGTGGTGACGTTGGTGCCGTAAAGGCTGCCGTTGATGCCGGTGTTGCTGCCGCAGAAAACGTTGGCGAAGTTGTTTCTAATTATGTCATTCCACGTCCACACACAGATGTTGAAAAGATCTTACCAACACCAGGTGCAGTTGGTGATGGCGATGTCAACGTTGAAAACGATTAGTGAGCTATTATGAAAGATGAATCGGAAATTATTGACCGCGTGATGGCGCGAATCTTGGCTAACAAGCCAACCGCTGAAGCGGAAAGTGAGGTCAACAGTTTGGCAACAGAAGGTAAGGCACTAACTGAGTTTGTTGGTACTGCACCGATCGGCGATACGATCGGTTTGGTGATTGCAAATGTTGATGCTGATCTAGCTGCAAAAATGGGCTTAGATCAAAAGTATCGTTCAATTGGCGTTGTTTCTGCGCGGACCGGTGCTAGTCCCCAAGTGATGGCAGTTGATGAAGCTGTTAAGGCAACGAACACGGAAGTTGTTTCCGTGGAAATGCCACGTGATACGAAGACAGGTGCTGGTCATGGTTCCTTGATCACGATCGGCGGCGAAGACGTCTCGGATGTACGGCGGGCCGTTGAAGTCGCTTTAGCAGCAACACCAAAAATGTTTGGCGATATTTACGCTAACGATGCTGGTGACATTGAAATGCAATATACTGCACGGGCAAGTTACGCTTGTAACAAAGCTTTCGGTGCACCGATCGGCCGTGCTTACGGCTTGGTCTGCGGCGCACCTGCAGGTATTGGCGTTATTATGGCCGACACCGCGGTAAAAGCGGCCAATGTTGATATTATTTCTTATGCCTCACCAAGCAAAGGAACTAGCCTTTCCAATGAAGCGATGATCCACATTAGTGGTGATTCTGGTGCTGTTCGTCAAGCAGTGATCGCGGCACGTGAAATTGGCATCAAATTGTTGAGCACAATGGGTGCTGAACCTAAAAATCAGCATCCCTCATATATTTAACTGAATTAGGCGTTTAAAAGGGCATTATTTTAGGACCATATTTCTTGCGGTACAAACTTTACCACAAGAATAGATACCGTCCGTAACATCAAAGTTGATTAACATTTTTGGTTGATCAACTACCCTAATCGTGAAGTAGGAGGTGGCAATTTGAATAATCTTGATCAATTAGCGGATAACAAGTTAACTGAGTATGTTGGTAAAGCACCGATCGGTGACACAATCGGCTTAGTCATTGCCAACGTAGATCAACAGATTCTGGATAATTTGCATTTAGATAAGAAATATCATTCATTAGGTATTTTAGGCGCACGGACTGGTGCTGGTCCCCATATTATGGCGGCTGATACTGCGGTCAAAGCGACTAATACTGAAGTTGTCGATATTGAATTACCTCGTGATACTAAAGGTGGCGGTGGTCATGGTTCCTTGATCATCTTCGGTGGTGACGATGTTTCAGATGTCCGTCAGGCGGTTAGTATCGCTTTAGAAGACGTTAAACGGACTTTCGGCGATGTTTATAGCACCGATGCTGGTCATTTGGAATTCCAATACACGGCGCGGGCAAGCCAAGCGGTGCATAAAGCTTTTGGTGCACCATTAGGCAAGGCCTATGGCTTAGTTTGTGGCACGCCAGCTGCGATCGGTGTTGTGATGGCTGATGTTGCAGTCAAAACAGCAGCAGTTGAAGTTTTGTCTGTTGCTTCACCAGCGCATGGCACTAGTGTTTCTAACGAAGCAATGGTCCACATTACCGGTGATTCTGGTGCCGTTCGTCAGGCTGTTATCTCAGCCCGTGAAGTCGGTAAAGTATTATTAGGTAATTTAAGTGGTACTGAACCTAAAAATGAATTTCCATCATATATTTAAGCGTTGGACAACAAGCCGGGTTGAGTTTCTTGTTGCATGGGGTGTCGCAAGGGAATTAACTAGCTTGTAAATACGATTT
This is a stretch of genomic DNA from Loigolactobacillus coryniformis subsp. coryniformis KCTC 3167 = DSM 20001. It encodes these proteins:
- a CDS encoding IS4 family transposase; the encoded protein is MSTIQHSTPNIHLAMQHFSKLVQLPDVLRRANIHKTRGIQVPVLFEWLITTIFTRYSIFRAESDPHFTKKTARNCLNNRHTNWQRLVILLAVRLIQYVKHFTDTRRAQALILDDSLFKREFSRKTELLARVFDHNHQRYYHGFRTLTLGWSDGNTFLPVDFALMSSGKAKNQLGPINQFDPRTLAAQRRAQAKRKMNEVALELVDSALSAGIKTKYVLFDSWFASPRLFFELLQRGQFGVGMLKRSEKVYFRYRGRQMDVKSLYERLRRSKWPQHQNYHYSPIVTFEVGGQPMKVKLVFVPNRTDHSQYLVLGTTKTTLEPDQIIQLYGRRWQIEGYFKVAKQYLRFDQTQVQSYDGLCGHMAMVMMSYDILALHQREQVDERTLGDLFYNFGRPLPDIEIAVALAWLMCQLTGLGEKLGLTTTIIDELFDQFIRTLPNNLAQLLGNGV
- a CDS encoding YdcF family protein → MQAKQKFTLLTLATGILLAAPVVTYPQAARQKRKRADVIIIPGHPATATGKETPLLKAVLDQAVKLYRRGLASYILVSGGAIHTPAVEADVMAQGLIKRGIPRAAIIRERRARHTGENFALAQPLLANLQLTRAIVVTSAWHMRKASFYARKYGIRHTTSVAPTPQQITEWQVVKNFTLTYSKMLCQLPLAYQRVQK
- a CDS encoding class II fumarate hydratase; protein product: MSDFRLEHDSLGSVKVPQSVLWGAQTERSRQNFQTGGPMPYPVIKALLQIKKAAAKVNSSLSEIDPAKATLIEETVDQLLKQDHRKDFPLVVYQTGSGTQTNMNVNEVIVHYAAQIAPDLPLSPNDDVNHAQSSNDTFPAAMMIAAYQACVDLLPVLTQLITAFQQKQTEFATIVKIGRTHLQDATPLTVGQEISGWISALEHDQQYLKQNMATLLELPLGGTAVGTGLNTPANFDQKIVADLAATYQIPFIVAPNKFQGLANHSGLNMIHGCLRTLASDLLKIGNDIRFLASGPRAGYGELIIPANEPGSSIMPGKVNPTQVEALTMVVARIMGNDTTLNFAASQGNFEMNVYKPIIIATFLESTELLTSSIHSLTEKLVKGLQVNAPRMQALVENSLMLVTALTPHIGYEKSAQIAQSAQKQGTTLREAALASGAVTATEFDQWVKPAAMTHPAP
- the queG gene encoding tRNA epoxyqueuosine(34) reductase QueG; the encoded protein is MYDDLKQKIIAASADLGIDKIGFTTAAPFAEMAASLKAQKAAGHTSGFEHQVLAERLYPEQIFEQPQSIIAIALAYPSKMRQKAPRDRQQRRGSFARASWGEDYHFILRDKMQQLVEFIEANAAAEVRFKPMVDTGELSDVAVAQRAGLGFIGRNGLLITEEFGSFVYIGEIITNIPFTPDPPVENQCGTCTRCIDYCPPSALMGDGRLNAQRCLSYQTQTKGMMAAEFRPQIRSVIYGCDICQLVCPFNRGKDFHRHSRMEPEVEEVTPVLQSMLTISNKEFKQRFGRLAGSWRGKKPLQRNAIIALANVKDRSAVPLLLEVIDNDPRPVIRATAIWAVAELAQHNEAELLEFLQNQQVSENETEVQAAITAATAKLKSQQD
- a CDS encoding glycerate kinase, giving the protein MTNNDRYAFAQISTDQVVNDQLAQLLEQALHQQAPAATLQRLPYLDDDYLTAIMAFYQQKVQTMTVTGPLEMPVTARYGVLAAGKIVVIDIRSLLGPQLIPEIARSPLTATSFGLGELMRKTRTTQTTDFIFINLVNITNDLGVGALEALGAKFTDSAGQQIHGGGKLGRLQQVDVTALATWQSLHYHFYTNKQVRGPLLGADGVTYRNIGLTGASPEIAKVLETQLQKFSAQVVAVNFTDCRADAKAELATGLGYCFQTFFGQVTVTDMATAFVKDTEMSALVQQTPYYFVAAHSLSYRTLLAQYNKRVIVLADTIKVEPTDNEVVLFDYPNDMSDADQLARFTMTLNNALRLIYFRQV
- a CDS encoding BMC domain-containing protein, producing MVVNGSTKKPERMIQEYVPGKQVTLAHIIASPDEDIYTKLGLDDDHNALGILTITPSEASIIASDIATKAGNVKLGFIDRFSGSVVICGDVSDVESALNQVITKLQTILDFSVPVITRT
- a CDS encoding PocR ligand-binding domain-containing protein; the encoded protein is MLVPENYFGNNQKVLDKILREFAEATGLPTILVDTRGDELTYGYGFTPFCQLMRNNEKTRQLCQNCDMFGGRRAVQAKQSQPYICHAGLIDFSYPIKLGEQVVGYILCGQAKVSDDAEFEPILNEKTDWHKDPILSEAYANLPTVKPSKIKSGAELLKIIINNYLSNIVNGTFDVDAPGPVPAQIKAKMGPDPADNQQQAAKINFSITKPHHPVQPQKPEIKKALDYINKHLNEVISLDEVAEHVFLSSYYLSKLFKKEMQINFVDYVNNKKIERAKILLQDSTWSVDSIAHSLGFSQTSYFSKTFKKSVGASPSQYRKQIQTH
- a CDS encoding BMC domain-containing protein; this translates as MQQEALGLIETRGLVASIEAADAMVKAANVELTGQEKIGQGLITVMVRGDVGAVKAAVDAGVAAAENVGEVVSNYVIPRPHTDVEKILPTPGAVGDGDVNVEND
- the pduB gene encoding propanediol utilization microcompartment protein PduB, giving the protein MKDESEIIDRVMARILANKPTAEAESEVNSLATEGKALTEFVGTAPIGDTIGLVIANVDADLAAKMGLDQKYRSIGVVSARTGASPQVMAVDEAVKATNTEVVSVEMPRDTKTGAGHGSLITIGGEDVSDVRRAVEVALAATPKMFGDIYANDAGDIEMQYTARASYACNKAFGAPIGRAYGLVCGAPAGIGVIMADTAVKAANVDIISYASPSKGTSLSNEAMIHISGDSGAVRQAVIAAREIGIKLLSTMGAEPKNQHPSYI
- the pduB gene encoding propanediol utilization microcompartment protein PduB, yielding MNNLDQLADNKLTEYVGKAPIGDTIGLVIANVDQQILDNLHLDKKYHSLGILGARTGAGPHIMAADTAVKATNTEVVDIELPRDTKGGGGHGSLIIFGGDDVSDVRQAVSIALEDVKRTFGDVYSTDAGHLEFQYTARASQAVHKAFGAPLGKAYGLVCGTPAAIGVVMADVAVKTAAVEVLSVASPAHGTSVSNEAMVHITGDSGAVRQAVISAREVGKVLLGNLSGTEPKNEFPSYI